A DNA window from Luteolibacter luteus contains the following coding sequences:
- a CDS encoding RNA polymerase sigma factor: MMADDSLELLRRFESSRSESAFRDLVRLHSPLVYATALRRLNGDRAGAEDVTQEVFSLLARKASTLRSAPLPVWLHRQTCRRAANHMRTEKRRRKRELVSAQAMSDTYSSTETHESITVEVDEAMLDLPSADRELLIHRYFEERDLRTLGGRLGISEDAARKRIERALEKLAAIMKRRGVPVGGASLGGTMSGFGSSPLPHAVVSQISTRALESMAVGSGSTFTSIFKSFLCGVILTSLVGTAALLTDQSGSRPRDGQTVTLNEKSRREPPLQDPGSSTLDLISRIKRTMAGPDHAMTTLRLNALLDSVGFDEIPAFIAEANTRLTLKEQEACYLPLLKRWQDSDPQAASAFALKFASGLSSPGFGSTDMVRFLLHNWEHRDLPAFSAWLNENWDQPTMANSTFSGSVRTYFAIDISDTLLRDHSAAEAFAYLRTIPDEQAVKSCLKAMTGEEPHASAWMNMGPDQLLELYREFSRLPDSGLAARLKLKFWENLSQHEPGHVETMLASMNAREHFEATLPRIGKYSKQVSREQTPGGERMRFETVDNAAQGEADAMKAGLEAGLSRAEILQQIGTAIVMKNVDALAWLERHRGEFDADPILLAKIGDTQRNNQGLPGIPPSEGGMLSWALHLQDPELRTQLTRAGFRLMLAESPERAARFLSSPNLPEDLKAELSEIMSPSAP, from the coding sequence CCCTCCGCTCCGCGCCTTTGCCCGTTTGGCTCCACCGTCAGACTTGCCGCCGCGCGGCCAACCATATGAGGACGGAGAAACGCCGCCGCAAGCGCGAGCTCGTCTCCGCTCAAGCCATGAGCGATACCTATTCCTCCACAGAAACCCACGAGTCCATCACGGTTGAGGTCGATGAGGCGATGCTCGATCTGCCCTCGGCGGACCGCGAGTTACTCATTCACCGCTACTTCGAAGAGCGTGACCTGCGCACGCTCGGCGGTCGCCTTGGCATCAGCGAGGATGCCGCCCGCAAGCGGATCGAGCGCGCTTTGGAGAAGCTCGCCGCCATCATGAAGCGTCGTGGCGTGCCTGTCGGCGGTGCCTCACTGGGTGGCACGATGAGTGGTTTCGGCAGCTCGCCACTCCCTCATGCAGTCGTTTCCCAGATCTCCACACGAGCACTGGAGTCCATGGCTGTTGGATCGGGTTCCACCTTCACCTCGATCTTCAAATCCTTTCTCTGTGGTGTTATTCTCACTTCACTGGTCGGCACCGCTGCCTTGCTTACCGACCAAAGTGGGAGCCGTCCCCGTGACGGACAGACCGTCACCCTGAATGAGAAGAGCCGGCGGGAGCCACCCCTGCAAGATCCCGGATCCTCAACGCTGGATCTTATCAGCCGCATCAAGCGCACGATGGCAGGCCCTGATCACGCGATGACAACCCTGCGCCTGAATGCCTTGCTGGATAGCGTCGGCTTCGATGAGATTCCCGCCTTCATCGCCGAGGCAAACACGCGGCTCACCTTGAAAGAACAGGAGGCCTGCTATCTTCCGCTCCTCAAGCGCTGGCAGGACAGCGACCCTCAGGCGGCCTCCGCCTTCGCCTTGAAGTTTGCATCCGGACTTTCGTCCCCTGGCTTCGGCTCTACCGACATGGTCCGCTTTCTCCTTCACAATTGGGAGCATCGCGACCTTCCCGCATTCAGTGCATGGCTCAATGAGAATTGGGATCAGCCGACGATGGCAAACTCCACGTTCTCGGGAAGTGTGCGGACTTATTTCGCCATCGATATCTCGGACACCTTGCTACGGGATCACTCTGCGGCCGAAGCCTTCGCCTATCTCCGAACCATCCCGGACGAGCAGGCCGTGAAAAGCTGCCTGAAAGCGATGACGGGGGAGGAACCCCATGCGAGCGCGTGGATGAACATGGGGCCTGATCAATTACTGGAGCTCTATCGCGAATTTTCCCGTCTCCCGGATTCCGGGCTGGCAGCACGACTGAAGCTGAAATTTTGGGAAAACCTGAGCCAGCACGAACCGGGACACGTGGAGACGATGCTCGCCTCGATGAACGCCCGCGAACACTTCGAGGCGACTCTCCCCCGCATCGGCAAATACAGCAAACAAGTCAGTCGCGAGCAGACGCCCGGCGGGGAACGAATGCGCTTCGAAACCGTGGACAATGCGGCACAAGGCGAGGCCGATGCGATGAAGGCAGGATTGGAAGCCGGGCTGTCTCGGGCGGAGATTCTTCAGCAAATCGGAACCGCCATCGTAATGAAAAACGTGGATGCGCTTGCGTGGCTCGAACGACATCGCGGGGAGTTCGATGCGGATCCCATCCTGCTGGCAAAGATCGGAGACACCCAACGAAACAACCAAGGTCTACCCGGCATACCACCATCAGAAGGTGGAATGCTCTCCTGGGCACTCCACCTTCAGGATCCGGAACTGCGGACCCAACTCACCCGAGCAGGCTTCCGCCTGATGCTCGCGGAATCACCTGAACGAGCCGCGCGATTCCTTTCAAGCCCCAACCTTCCCGAAGATCTGAAAGCTGAACTCAGCGAAATCATGTCCCCCTCTGCGCCATGA